A single genomic interval of Magnetococcales bacterium harbors:
- a CDS encoding response regulator → MSEEDDELLGMFVQEASEHLETIEPDLLTLEENGDDTEPEIINRLFRGVHSIKGSAGFFGLTNITKLSHIMENLLGKVRERTMSASPAVTDSLLSGLDKLKAMIEDVSASGSVDASEEIRVIQAVLDGDGGGAGAAPREAVTPAAAPPAPEAASEEAPPPDEGGNAEASASEADGAVVAEAALPPEMAEVVKPVPEPKAPVPASAPKAPAPASAGPAMSATAPSGAGFDLGRYAEVVSDSIIHGRRFFLFHLDVEGSGPEKRTRFNQTKALLSSVGKVVDTDPPIAGEQDLERYAGVSLDLLITTVLEEDLLVSLLQTEGSRVKRLEIPAELARKVAPPKGTAPSASRRQEVAVEEDIAAELVQEDVGFKPRLRRPEPGSLATVAGKGRDAGGTSGTKGSGGPPAVEETLRVSVSLLDELINMAGELVLARNQLTRAAVEVQTQFPHFGPLIQNLDSITSRIQEKVMQARMQPVSVVFNKFPRIVRDLARKLEKKIDLEIRGGEVDLDKSVIEHLSDPLTHMIRNVADHAIELPQDRVKIGKPEAGQVELAAYHENGLVNISLADDGAGIDAEKVKQKALERGQITERQADAMSEEDALNLIFAPGLSMAKKVSDVSGRGVGMDVVRTNIEKLGGTVTVQSKVGKGTTIILKLPLTLAIIPAMIVSSGNQRFAIPEIGLVEIVRIAESDRANQIETVGNAPVLRLRNMLLPLVDLAEVLGVSRIWPPGSGVNDRRARLSDRRAQARKARDAARIGGSTSLSLSAGPKDGVERRDDLSDRRDPNNLVAYVMVLNVGGNEFGMVVDEVLDSEEIVVKPLPSYFKDNLCFSATTILGDGSVSLIIDYAGLMEQAKINFSNVERATRMDLDEERRAALRERQNIILLETGTGLIMGIVHSMVRRVEKISPKLLDTIGGLPYVRYDGRTFRAVYPDQVMGLEGMGYSGGDPEEEGDADLCMVVPNIPNIQAGLIFSRIIDTRETHIDLDCRAIRADGLFGSAQIDDRVVLFPDVNTVLALAGIEMPHVPAQVDRSGLRALVVDDTPFLRALTSNYLQSVGFEVDQAEDGHIALNKLRNGEFDLLVTDLNMPGMDGFELAHEIPSTIHADIPMIATTSSISSEVEQRCFKAGFVSCVPAIDKNRLLKVVALMQARD, encoded by the coding sequence ATGTCCGAGGAAGATGATGAGCTGTTGGGTATGTTCGTTCAGGAGGCTTCCGAGCATCTTGAAACCATCGAACCCGATCTGTTGACGCTGGAGGAGAACGGCGATGACACCGAACCGGAGATCATCAACCGCCTGTTCCGGGGGGTGCATTCCATCAAAGGCTCGGCGGGTTTCTTCGGTTTGACCAACATCACCAAGCTCAGCCATATCATGGAAAATCTGCTGGGCAAGGTCCGGGAACGCACCATGTCGGCGTCGCCCGCGGTGACCGACAGTCTTTTGTCGGGTCTGGACAAGCTCAAGGCCATGATCGAGGACGTCTCGGCGAGCGGGTCGGTGGATGCGAGCGAGGAAATCCGGGTTATCCAGGCGGTTCTGGACGGTGACGGAGGTGGCGCCGGAGCCGCGCCCCGCGAGGCGGTGACGCCAGCTGCGGCCCCCCCGGCGCCAGAGGCGGCCTCCGAAGAGGCGCCTCCCCCTGACGAGGGGGGGAATGCCGAGGCGTCTGCTTCCGAGGCCGATGGCGCGGTCGTTGCCGAGGCGGCTTTGCCTCCCGAGATGGCCGAGGTGGTGAAACCCGTTCCGGAACCCAAGGCGCCCGTTCCTGCTTCCGCACCCAAGGCGCCAGCCCCGGCCTCGGCGGGACCCGCGATGAGCGCCACTGCCCCATCCGGAGCGGGGTTCGATCTTGGCCGTTATGCGGAGGTCGTCTCCGATTCCATCATCCATGGCCGGAGGTTTTTTCTGTTTCACCTGGATGTGGAAGGGAGCGGTCCGGAAAAGAGGACCCGTTTCAACCAGACCAAGGCGCTTCTCTCGTCGGTGGGCAAGGTGGTCGATACCGACCCGCCCATCGCGGGGGAACAGGATCTGGAGCGTTATGCCGGGGTGTCGCTTGATCTTTTGATCACGACCGTGCTTGAAGAGGATCTTCTGGTGTCGCTGCTTCAGACCGAGGGGAGCCGGGTGAAACGCCTGGAGATTCCGGCGGAACTGGCGCGCAAGGTCGCCCCGCCCAAGGGGACGGCTCCGTCGGCCTCCCGGCGGCAGGAGGTCGCGGTCGAGGAGGATATTGCCGCGGAGTTGGTGCAGGAGGATGTCGGTTTCAAACCGCGCCTGCGCCGTCCCGAACCGGGAAGTCTGGCCACGGTGGCCGGGAAGGGGCGGGACGCGGGTGGGACCTCGGGGACGAAGGGGAGTGGCGGTCCGCCGGCGGTGGAGGAGACTCTGCGGGTCAGTGTGTCGCTGCTTGACGAACTGATCAACATGGCGGGAGAACTGGTGCTCGCCCGCAACCAGTTGACCCGGGCCGCGGTGGAGGTGCAGACCCAGTTTCCCCATTTTGGACCGTTGATTCAAAATCTTGACTCCATCACCAGCCGCATCCAGGAAAAGGTCATGCAGGCGCGGATGCAGCCGGTGAGCGTGGTCTTCAACAAATTTCCCCGGATCGTCCGCGATCTGGCGCGCAAGCTGGAGAAGAAAATCGATCTGGAAATCCGTGGTGGCGAGGTCGATCTGGACAAGTCGGTGATCGAACATCTGTCCGATCCCCTGACCCACATGATCCGCAACGTCGCCGATCATGCCATAGAACTGCCCCAGGACCGGGTCAAGATCGGCAAGCCGGAGGCGGGGCAGGTGGAGTTGGCCGCCTATCACGAGAACGGCCTGGTCAACATTTCCCTGGCCGACGACGGGGCGGGGATCGACGCCGAGAAGGTCAAGCAGAAGGCGCTGGAACGGGGACAGATCACCGAACGGCAGGCGGACGCCATGAGCGAGGAGGATGCCCTCAATCTGATCTTCGCCCCCGGCCTGTCCATGGCCAAGAAGGTTTCCGACGTTTCGGGACGCGGCGTCGGCATGGACGTGGTGCGCACCAACATCGAAAAGCTTGGTGGAACGGTGACGGTCCAGTCCAAGGTTGGCAAGGGGACGACCATCATTCTCAAACTGCCGCTGACCCTCGCGATCATCCCCGCCATGATCGTTTCGTCGGGCAATCAACGCTTCGCCATTCCCGAGATCGGACTGGTGGAGATTGTCCGGATCGCCGAATCGGACCGGGCCAATCAGATCGAGACGGTCGGCAACGCCCCGGTACTCAGGTTGCGCAACATGCTGCTGCCCCTGGTCGATCTGGCCGAGGTACTGGGGGTTTCGCGCATCTGGCCGCCCGGTTCGGGGGTCAACGATCGCCGTGCCCGTCTTTCCGACCGCCGTGCCCAGGCGCGCAAGGCCCGGGATGCCGCCCGGATCGGTGGCTCGACGAGCCTGTCGTTGTCGGCGGGACCCAAGGATGGGGTGGAGCGGCGGGATGACCTTTCCGACCGCCGCGATCCCAACAATCTGGTCGCCTACGTCATGGTGCTCAATGTCGGCGGCAATGAATTCGGCATGGTCGTGGACGAGGTCCTCGACAGCGAGGAGATCGTCGTCAAGCCGTTGCCATCCTATTTCAAGGACAATCTTTGTTTTTCCGCGACGACGATCCTGGGCGATGGCAGTGTTTCGCTCATCATCGACTATGCGGGATTGATGGAGCAGGCGAAGATCAATTTTTCCAACGTCGAACGGGCGACCCGGATGGACCTGGACGAGGAGCGCCGCGCCGCCCTGAGGGAACGGCAGAACATCATCCTTCTGGAGACCGGCACCGGGCTGATCATGGGGATCGTCCACAGCATGGTGCGTCGGGTCGAGAAAATTTCGCCCAAGCTGCTCGACACCATCGGCGGCCTTCCCTATGTTCGCTATGACGGTCGTACCTTCCGGGCGGTGTATCCCGATCAGGTGATGGGACTCGAAGGGATGGGCTACAGCGGCGGCGATCCCGAGGAGGAGGGGGATGCCGATCTGTGCATGGTCGTTCCCAACATTCCCAACATCCAGGCGGGGTTGATCTTTTCCCGCATCATCGACACCCGCGAAACCCATATCGACCTTGATTGCCGTGCCATTCGCGCCGATGGTCTGTTCGGTTCGGCGCAGATCGACGACCGGGTGGTGTTGTTTCCCGATGTCAACACGGTCCTGGCCCTCGCGGGAATCGAGATGCCCCATGTCCCGGCCCAGGTGGACCGGAGCGGTCTCAGGGCACTGGTGGTCGATGACACCCCGTTTTTGCGGGCCTTGACGAGCAATTATCTGCAATCGGTCGGATTCGAGGTGGATCAGGCGGAGGATGGGCATATCGCCCTGAACAAACTCAGGAATGGTGAATTCGACCTCCTGGTGACCGACCTGAACATGCCGGGGATGGACGGGTTTGAACTGGCCCATGAAATTCCTTCGACCATTCACGCCGATATTCCCATGATCGCGACGACCTCTTCCATTTCTTCGGAGGTGGAACAGAGGTGTTTCAAGGCGGGCTTCGTCAGTTGCGTTCCCGCCATCGACAAGAACAGGTTGCTCAAGGTGGTGGCCTTGATGCAGGCGCGGGACTGA
- a CDS encoding chemotaxis protein CheW produces the protein MLVSTFTLGDLYLGIDIVLVREINRSMECTPVPGSQEYIRGMLNIRGRVITLFDLKKRLGWSGNETSENTAAVAIKQYNVIMKTHSEVLKINPSLAESKCPWEDPVGLAVDQLGDVREIVDDNILPPPANMRGISADFVHGVVEFERNLLIILDVAAVLGFDERQSG, from the coding sequence ATGCTTGTCAGCACGTTTACCTTGGGGGATCTGTACCTGGGAATCGACATCGTTCTGGTGCGGGAGATCAACCGGTCGATGGAGTGTACGCCGGTTCCCGGGTCGCAGGAGTATATTCGTGGCATGTTGAACATACGTGGCCGCGTGATCACCCTTTTCGATCTGAAAAAGCGACTGGGATGGTCGGGAAACGAGACCAGCGAGAACACCGCCGCGGTTGCGATCAAACAGTACAACGTGATCATGAAGACCCACAGCGAGGTCCTCAAGATCAATCCCTCCCTGGCCGAGAGCAAATGCCCGTGGGAGGATCCGGTCGGTCTGGCGGTGGATCAACTGGGTGATGTCCGGGAAATCGTCGATGACAACATTCTGCCGCCTCCCGCCAACATGAGGGGGATTTCCGCCGATTTTGTCCATGGGGTGGTCGAGTTCGAGCGCAATCTGCTGATCATTCTCGATGTGGCGGCGGTATTGGGGTTCGACGAGCGACAGTCGGGATGA
- a CDS encoding methyl-accepting chemotaxis protein — protein sequence MLVRLMEEGATIIAGEVATEFRRQVESIRSEMGQVRNLVQDAIGKLTDSFNGLRDSSDHQLQLVTSLTTSMDMGQGADDPAGEGHHKVNIRGFVSETDKILRTFVDHIILVSRQSMEMVHRIDELSTQMNEVVELLHDINSISEQTNVLSLNARIVAARAGQAGEAFSVVASEVRKLARNSHEFSDRIDGVVRKSKRNIEQAKSIIEVMASKDMSFAIESKGRVDEMMAEVSEIDRFTEETIHKVTALADRISSQVGTAVMSMQFEDMVTQLSHSMEKKFNILENFSRTMDPDILFAGGLSDVERRMRLEEVLASQVADFNAVDRGAVQQSSMDEGEVELF from the coding sequence GTGCTGGTTAGACTTATGGAAGAAGGCGCCACGATTATTGCCGGGGAGGTCGCCACCGAATTTCGGCGACAGGTCGAAAGCATCCGTTCGGAAATGGGGCAGGTTCGCAATCTGGTCCAGGATGCCATCGGCAAATTGACCGACAGTTTCAATGGATTGCGCGACAGTTCCGATCATCAACTGCAATTGGTGACTTCGCTGACGACCTCCATGGACATGGGCCAGGGGGCGGACGATCCGGCAGGGGAGGGGCATCACAAGGTCAACATTCGTGGCTTCGTCAGTGAAACAGACAAGATTTTGCGGACCTTTGTCGATCATATCATCCTGGTCAGCCGTCAAAGCATGGAGATGGTCCACCGCATCGACGAACTTTCGACCCAGATGAACGAGGTCGTCGAATTGTTGCACGACATCAACAGTATTTCCGAACAGACCAATGTCTTGTCGCTCAACGCCCGGATTGTCGCGGCCCGGGCGGGACAGGCGGGGGAGGCGTTTTCGGTGGTTGCCTCGGAGGTCCGCAAACTGGCCCGCAACTCCCATGAATTCAGTGACCGTATCGACGGGGTGGTCCGCAAATCCAAGAGAAATATCGAACAGGCCAAGTCGATCATCGAGGTCATGGCTTCGAAGGATATGAGTTTTGCCATCGAATCCAAAGGTCGGGTCGATGAGATGATGGCCGAGGTCAGCGAAATCGACCGTTTTACCGAAGAGACCATCCACAAGGTGACGGCCCTGGCCGACCGGATCAGTTCCCAGGTGGGGACGGCGGTCATGTCGATGCAGTTCGAGGACATGGTGACCCAGTTATCCCACAGCATGGAGAAGAAATTTAATATTCTGGAAAACTTTTCCCGAACGATGGATCCGGATATTCTGTTTGCGGGAGGTCTGAGCGACGTGGAACGGCGGATGCGTCTGGAAGAGGTGTTGGCCAGTCAGGTCGCCGACTTCAATGCGGTGGATCGTGGGGCGGTCCAACAAAGTTCCATGGATGAAGGGGAGGTGGAATTGTTCTAG
- a CDS encoding STAS domain-containing protein: MSGTIAVERAENETVINIKGRFNFEMHSQFRTAYQEDTSKGQKGRKFVIDLSGTEYIDSSALGMLLLLREEAGTNESDIEIVNAKPEIRKILETANFQRLFKIS, encoded by the coding sequence ATGTCTGGAACCATTGCCGTCGAACGGGCGGAAAACGAAACCGTGATCAACATCAAGGGGCGGTTTAATTTTGAAATGCATTCCCAATTCCGGACTGCCTATCAAGAAGATACCAGCAAGGGACAGAAGGGCCGCAAATTTGTCATCGACCTGTCGGGGACCGAGTATATCGATTCTTCGGCGTTGGGAATGCTCCTGTTGCTGCGGGAAGAGGCGGGGACCAACGAATCGGACATTGAGATCGTCAACGCCAAGCCGGAGATCAGAAAAATTCTTGAGACGGCCAACTTTCAGCGTCTCTTTAAGATCAGTTGA
- a CDS encoding fused response regulator/phosphatase, producing the protein MKILIVDDDRINSTILNRLLAREGHAVVIAHDGVTGVALFRKEHPDLVLMDIRMPRMNGYEAAREIKSLVANRFVPIIFLTAVTDEDSLVQCIDAGGDDFLTKPFNRTILQAKIEAMERIRRLHGELRRQKEKVERHQEQLQQEMEVGQHLFSKIVSAGNLLDAPCLKRWTSPMSVFNGDLLVAAYNPAGGLYIMLGDFTGHGLSAAVGAMPLAEIFYEMTAQGFSLSELVEAMNAKLIAVMPTRMFCAACLIEVDFRQKSLLVWNGGLPDVLVADQSGRVVRRLSSNRLPLGVAALTREDRKMEIMEMKPDHRVFLYSDGLIEAPDADGEMFGLDRLMSHFNGQARPDAIFDNILDSLKTFRGDAEQSDDISLLEIDCSRAGEEPPGGGARRSEKSLPPAPWEISFSFHAGTLKNVDPLPTVINAVMSIQAPTGHRERLYTILAELLSNALDHGLLGLDTDMKKTPSGFIEYYNQREERLAAMESGFIRMSLIHEPILDETDGRRIGGAIRIQLQDSGPGFDFNRVQSNLEGNCGHGGRGIALIRSLCSELRYHGAGNQAEAVYRWRIQ; encoded by the coding sequence ATGAAAATACTCATTGTCGATGATGACCGGATCAACAGCACCATCCTGAACCGACTCCTGGCCCGTGAGGGTCATGCCGTGGTGATCGCTCATGACGGGGTGACGGGGGTCGCGCTTTTCAGGAAGGAACACCCGGATCTGGTGCTGATGGATATTCGCATGCCGCGGATGAATGGTTACGAAGCGGCGCGCGAGATCAAGAGTCTGGTGGCCAACCGTTTTGTGCCCATCATTTTTCTGACGGCGGTGACCGACGAGGATTCCCTGGTTCAGTGTATCGACGCCGGGGGGGATGATTTTTTGACCAAACCGTTCAACCGGACCATCCTCCAGGCCAAGATCGAGGCCATGGAGCGGATTCGGCGCCTGCATGGGGAATTGCGGCGACAGAAGGAAAAGGTGGAGCGGCACCAGGAACAGTTGCAGCAGGAAATGGAAGTTGGCCAGCATCTGTTTTCCAAGATTGTGTCGGCGGGAAACCTGTTGGACGCTCCCTGTCTGAAGCGTTGGACCTCTCCGATGTCGGTCTTCAACGGCGATCTGCTCGTGGCGGCCTACAATCCGGCGGGCGGGCTTTACATCATGTTGGGCGATTTTACCGGACATGGTTTGTCGGCGGCGGTCGGGGCCATGCCACTGGCGGAAATTTTCTACGAGATGACCGCGCAGGGATTTTCGTTGAGCGAGCTGGTCGAGGCGATGAACGCCAAATTGATCGCGGTGATGCCGACGCGAATGTTCTGTGCCGCCTGCCTGATCGAGGTCGATTTTCGTCAGAAATCGCTGTTGGTCTGGAATGGTGGATTGCCCGACGTTCTGGTGGCTGATCAGTCGGGGCGGGTGGTGCGTCGTTTGAGTTCGAACCGGCTTCCTCTGGGGGTTGCGGCGTTGACCCGGGAGGATCGCAAGATGGAAATCATGGAGATGAAGCCGGATCATCGGGTGTTTCTCTATTCCGATGGCTTGATCGAGGCCCCCGACGCCGATGGTGAAATGTTTGGCCTGGACCGGTTGATGTCGCATTTCAACGGTCAGGCGCGGCCCGACGCCATTTTTGACAATATTCTGGATTCATTGAAAACGTTTCGTGGCGATGCGGAACAGTCCGATGACATCAGCTTGTTGGAGATCGATTGTTCCCGGGCAGGGGAGGAACCACCGGGGGGGGGGGCCAGGCGTTCCGAAAAAAGTCTTCCCCCCGCGCCATGGGAAATTTCCTTTTCGTTTCACGCCGGCACGCTTAAAAACGTCGATCCCCTGCCGACGGTGATCAATGCGGTGATGTCGATCCAGGCGCCGACGGGCCATAGGGAACGGTTGTATACCATTCTGGCGGAACTGCTGTCCAACGCCCTGGACCACGGTCTTTTGGGTCTGGATACCGACATGAAGAAAACCCCATCGGGGTTTATTGAATACTACAATCAGCGCGAAGAGCGATTGGCGGCGATGGAATCGGGGTTCATCCGGATGAGTCTGATTCATGAACCCATTCTTGACGAGACCGATGGACGCCGGATTGGCGGGGCGATCCGTATCCAGTTGCAGGACAGCGGCCCGGGGTTTGATTTCAATCGGGTGCAATCGAATCTGGAGGGCAATTGTGGTCATGGTGGGCGGGGCATTGCCTTGATTCGTTCGCTGTGCAGCGAGTTGAGGTATCATGGGGCGGGGAATCAGGCGGAGGCGGTGTATCGCTGGCGCATCCAATAG
- the cheB gene encoding chemotaxis-specific protein-glutamate methyltransferase CheB: MASPLKVMVVDDTITYRMIMKKVAESISGVQVMATVSNGKLALDKITSQFNTKDPDRPDVVLLDVEMPVMDGLASLKEINRRFPQVTVVMVSGLSRSNANIVMECLNAGALDFITKPMESNVDRAKDALRKDLEPILSLLIKEREEAGGEKGAANGGRTEEEGAAVGGKSGPDRGGVEPAARPRMVEGFAGRLPPTVRGPAARPGGSVSRAVSSGVVAQPRAGDRVGGHGAGRGVSGDVPELILVGSSTGGPAALTRLLGRVGGKLPVPMLIVQHMPPIFTASLAAQLSRTSGLDVREAQDAQWVEPGDILIAQGGRHMTLTLENRKPRIVFNDGPKVNECRPAVDVLFMSVMACFSGRILAIVLTGMGRDGANGVDALKRTGRTFCITQDQKSCVVYGMPRSVDEKGLSDLSLPLDEIGPKVAELCGGVRG, encoded by the coding sequence GTGGCAAGTCCGCTCAAGGTGATGGTTGTTGACGATACAATCACGTACAGGATGATCATGAAGAAGGTCGCCGAGAGCATATCCGGCGTCCAGGTCATGGCAACGGTATCCAATGGCAAACTGGCGCTGGACAAGATTACCAGCCAGTTCAACACCAAGGATCCCGATCGTCCCGACGTCGTGTTGCTGGATGTGGAAATGCCGGTCATGGATGGTCTGGCGAGCCTCAAGGAGATCAATCGGCGTTTTCCCCAGGTGACGGTGGTGATGGTGAGCGGTTTGTCGCGTTCCAACGCCAACATTGTCATGGAATGCCTGAATGCCGGTGCCCTGGATTTCATCACCAAACCGATGGAAAGCAACGTCGATCGGGCGAAGGATGCGTTGCGCAAGGACCTGGAACCGATTCTTTCGCTCCTCATCAAGGAACGGGAAGAGGCGGGGGGGGAGAAAGGGGCGGCGAATGGCGGACGGACAGAAGAGGAAGGAGCGGCGGTTGGAGGAAAATCCGGGCCGGATCGCGGTGGCGTGGAACCGGCGGCGCGGCCACGGATGGTCGAGGGTTTTGCTGGACGACTCCCGCCGACGGTTCGGGGTCCGGCGGCGCGTCCGGGGGGGAGCGTATCCAGGGCCGTATCCAGTGGCGTTGTGGCCCAACCTCGGGCAGGCGACCGGGTGGGAGGGCATGGGGCGGGACGAGGTGTTTCCGGGGATGTTCCGGAATTGATTCTGGTGGGATCTTCCACCGGGGGACCTGCCGCTCTGACGCGGCTTTTGGGTCGGGTTGGTGGAAAATTGCCGGTACCGATGTTGATCGTGCAGCACATGCCACCGATTTTCACCGCTTCGCTGGCGGCGCAGCTGTCACGGACCTCGGGGTTGGATGTACGGGAGGCGCAGGATGCCCAATGGGTGGAACCGGGAGACATCCTGATCGCCCAGGGCGGGCGTCATATGACCCTCACCCTGGAAAACAGGAAACCGAGAATTGTGTTCAACGATGGCCCGAAGGTCAATGAATGCCGACCGGCGGTGGATGTATTGTTCATGTCGGTCATGGCCTGTTTTTCGGGTCGGATCCTGGCGATCGTGTTGACCGGCATGGGGCGCGATGGCGCCAATGGCGTCGATGCCCTCAAACGGACGGGACGGACCTTTTGCATTACCCAGGATCAAAAGTCTTGCGTTGTTTACGGAATGCCCCGATCGGTGGACGAGAAGGGATTATCGGATCTGTCTCTGCCATTGGATGAAATTGGGCCCAAGGTCGCGGAACTTTGCGGCGGCGTAAGGGGGTGA
- a CDS encoding protein-glutamate O-methyltransferase CheR: protein MAISKEEFQLIRKFLHDHSGILINEGKEYLVENRLTVLLVQNGCENFLELHEKLKKDAGPLRNKVIDAMTTNETLWFRDASFATAVSETVIPHLIAKAATQQVRIWSAACSTGQEPYSIAMLLSEALGKIGAKAPPLSKFKILGTDISPSAIVIARTARYSQLAISRGMKPELLERYFTKNGMVHEVKPEIRSLVEYKQFNLKDEFTSHGMFDFVMCRNVLIYFSEELKKEIYHKIHKGLVKDGWMAIGASESPRGYTDAFEQVIIKGAALFRPKKV from the coding sequence ATGGCAATTTCGAAGGAAGAATTTCAGCTGATCCGAAAATTTCTGCACGATCACAGCGGAATTCTCATCAATGAAGGGAAGGAATACCTGGTCGAGAACCGGCTGACGGTGCTTTTGGTTCAGAATGGTTGTGAAAACTTTCTCGAACTGCACGAAAAGCTCAAGAAGGATGCCGGTCCGCTGCGGAACAAGGTCATCGATGCCATGACTACCAACGAAACCCTGTGGTTTCGTGACGCATCCTTCGCCACCGCTGTTTCCGAAACGGTGATTCCCCATCTGATCGCCAAGGCCGCGACCCAGCAGGTGCGCATCTGGTCCGCCGCCTGTTCGACCGGACAGGAACCCTATTCCATCGCCATGTTGTTGAGCGAGGCGCTCGGCAAGATCGGCGCCAAGGCGCCTCCTCTGTCCAAATTCAAGATTCTGGGCACCGATATTTCGCCATCGGCCATCGTCATCGCCAGGACGGCCCGCTACAGCCAACTGGCCATCTCCCGCGGCATGAAACCGGAACTCCTGGAACGGTATTTCACCAAGAACGGCATGGTCCACGAGGTCAAGCCTGAAATCCGGTCGCTGGTGGAATACAAACAGTTCAACCTCAAGGATGAGTTCACGTCCCACGGCATGTTCGATTTTGTGATGTGCCGGAATGTATTGATCTATTTTTCCGAGGAATTGAAGAAGGAAATCTATCATAAAATTCACAAGGGCCTGGTCAAGGATGGCTGGATGGCCATCGGTGCAAGCGAATCGCCCCGGGGCTATACCGATGCGTTTGAGCAGGTGATCATCAAGGGGGCGGCGCTGTTTCGTCCCAAAAAGGTTTGA
- a CDS encoding response regulator, translating into MKLLTIDDSRTIRRVISGIGAMLGYEVLEAENGEAGLKVLEECASEVGLVLLDWNMPGMIGLDVLKAIKADKRWRHIPVMMVTTEGEKDYIVKSIQAGACHYQTKPFTQEEMATRIMEAMGMGGV; encoded by the coding sequence ATGAAACTTTTGACAATCGATGATTCCAGGACCATTCGTCGTGTCATCTCCGGCATCGGTGCGATGCTTGGCTACGAGGTGCTCGAAGCGGAGAACGGCGAGGCGGGGCTCAAGGTGTTGGAGGAGTGTGCTTCCGAGGTGGGTCTGGTGCTGTTGGACTGGAACATGCCGGGAATGATCGGTCTTGATGTCCTCAAGGCGATCAAGGCGGACAAGCGCTGGCGTCACATTCCCGTCATGATGGTTACCACGGAGGGAGAAAAGGATTACATCGTCAAATCGATTCAGGCGGGGGCCTGTCATTATCAGACCAAACCCTTCACCCAGGAAGAGATGGCGACGCGGATCATGGAGGCGATGGGGATGGGTGGGGTTTGA
- a CDS encoding chemotaxis protein CheX, with protein MDSVQGGTVGIDDVFNALQVAVVDVLSRMAMTEVVFVHQERIPVFRLDQEAGGMVRLTGSQEGMIGIASSVAILREIVSRIVGLPADQLMREDLMDGIAELANMIGGGTKSNAGLTNVKVSTPMAMVGTDLLAEWKTNRRTERFVFQVDDGVLYVVATL; from the coding sequence ATGGATTCGGTTCAGGGTGGAACGGTTGGTATCGACGATGTCTTCAATGCGCTCCAGGTGGCTGTTGTGGATGTCCTTTCCCGGATGGCGATGACTGAAGTTGTTTTTGTTCATCAAGAACGGATTCCCGTCTTTCGACTGGATCAGGAGGCGGGGGGGATGGTCCGACTGACAGGGAGCCAGGAGGGGATGATCGGCATTGCCAGTTCCGTGGCTATTCTGCGCGAGATTGTATCGCGAATTGTCGGGCTTCCCGCCGATCAATTGATGCGGGAGGACCTGATGGATGGCATTGCCGAACTGGCCAACATGATCGGCGGCGGGACGAAGAGCAATGCCGGTTTGACCAACGTCAAGGTTTCCACACCGATGGCCATGGTGGGTACCGATCTTTTGGCCGAGTGGAAGACCAATCGTCGGACCGAACGGTTTGTATTTCAGGTGGACGATGGGGTGCTGTACGTCGTCGCCACGTTATAG
- a CDS encoding response regulator: MRVLIVDDSSVMRKIVSRGLRQAGFKVDDILEAGDGQEALGILAGDSNFQLILSDWNMPVMDGLNFVKSVRGGSGPSKSIPIVMVTTEGGESKVQAAIEAGANGHIKKPFTPDTLKATLGQFMK; this comes from the coding sequence ATGCGTGTGCTTATTGTCGATGATTCCAGTGTGATGCGGAAAATCGTGAGCAGAGGTCTGCGTCAAGCAGGGTTCAAGGTTGACGACATCCTCGAAGCGGGGGATGGTCAGGAAGCCCTGGGAATCTTGGCCGGCGACAGCAACTTTCAACTGATCCTGTCGGACTGGAACATGCCGGTCATGGATGGGCTGAATTTCGTCAAGTCGGTCCGTGGCGGTAGTGGTCCCTCCAAATCGATTCCCATCGTCATGGTGACCACCGAGGGCGGTGAATCCAAAGTTCAGGCGGCCATTGAAGCCGGTGCCAACGGCCATATCAAAAAACCGTTCACCCCCGACACCCTCAAGGCGACCCTTGGTCAATTCATGAAATAG